TCATTTGAGCTCAAGCATTCATAAAAGGATAAAAGATGATGGATTTGAGAGCacagaaagaaagaagcatCATCATCTAagaatattgaaaaagaaagaaagaaagaaagagcaaAGTggaatttatcctaaaatttttaatatttaaatgaagTAATTCATTATATCGTTTTTATGATAGAAGCAGGCATTgacataaatttgaatatgtaAATATGTTATGGTACAGGAGAAATACAATTTCTGCACTAGAAACTAGTTAGGCAGCGAGAATCAGATAATGTGAAATGTCTTGAGAGATGGCTGAATCAAATCAAAGCAAATCCAGGTTTTTCAGCATCACAACTAGTTAGGTAAACCATCACGAAGCAACATGTTACCTCAGTATTCATCCCGCCCTTCCTACCTCATTCAACACGTTTCACGCAACTACTACAGCACACATCAATAATTCCTGCCTCAACTAACCAACTCCTCTTTCAGTACATTAAACAGAAACAAGTTCCTTCCTACCTCATCATCATCTAACAACTTCTATGCCACACCAGTAAATTAACGATAGGCGCAATAATTTCATGCAAATGAGACCTGAACCATGATTTAGTCAAGAAGTCTTGGAGCACTCAATCACATGgtctttgaatttttgaagCTCAGCCAAAACTTCCTCCTTTGGCCTGTATAACAGGTCAGTCATACGCCAAAGCtgcaaaacataataaaatcatcCATGTCAGAATATTAAAAACCAAGCTTTCAGCTTCATATTCCCGTAATTGGAGAACATCATAATACCTGCAAGGTACCACCGCCACCAGAAAATTCTCCATCATCGGAGACACTAACGATTGTCCATGGATCATATGCATTCCAGTGGAAGTCGACAACCTTATCCCTGGAACCAAAAACAACCGTTACAAAGCAAAAATTCAGCTAGCAGTTGTTCACAAGCAATTTAAAGATGCCAGCAGTCAAGACTCAAAGAGTAACATTTCAGAAAGACTAAAAAGAAAGGGGAAATAGTGAACAGCAAGAAATATACGTGGAAGATTTTCATGCAAGGTATCTTGTTTATGACCTAATTTCACAAGAAACATAATCTCCACCAATTGTGtatcaaacaaaagaaagtaaaTACTTGGCTAGATACATAGAAAAATTGAGGAAATGCCTTATATGATTATGCATTGATAATCAAACCCTTGGAAACCATATCAAATAAAGAAGTCATAACCAGACAGTAACAACTAAAATGCGGCGAGGCTAGAACAAGCATCTACCTGTGCCCAGCATGTTGGAAAAACAACCCTGCTGGAGTACTAGGAGACTTGGACCCCATTTCTTCCTTCTGCCCAATCTGCAGCAACACAGCAGAGCATGTGATTATCAATTAGTTGGAGAGATAAAATCAAGAGGCACTCCTATGGTCTAGTCTCTTTTTATTGATAGTTTACTGGCTCTATCAATTTACACCCGACGCACATTACACTGAATTTCCACAGGGCAATCTCAGAAATTGATCCTTTGGGTAGCAGTTCAGACCACAATGACAACATgcttttaagaaaaagtaagaGCTTTCTCACCTTCTCATAGTCCCAGATGTTCAACAAACCATCTTCTGCTGAGCTCCCAAACACAGAGCGCTTGTCAGGAGACCACTGTGATTATATAGACTTAGTTAACATATCTAATGCAGAAAAATACCTTTATGCATGGTGGGCAGTAGGGGGGTGGAATACAGTCAGcacaaacaaatgaaataccTGGACACAGAGAACCGCAGCCTTATGACCTTCAAATTTATGGACAGGCAATCCAACTCCATTGGAGGTTAGATTCCGGCGATCAAACATGCAGACTGTATGATCCGCAGAACTGAAGTATGAGGTTTGGGAAGCATCACAATAAGTAACAAGGTCAAGTGGCAAATAGgataatatatgtaattaagcATTACACAAAGTCTTAGCAATCATCACAAGGGTATCAGAGTCTAGACATACCcagtcaaaatataattttcatcatGAGAATTCCAATCTACACAATGAAGATCCGCGTTATGTGCCTTTTCAACCTACAATTCAAGCAAAATCCCAGGTGAGGGAAAAGCAACTAAATCACAATGTGAAATTGCTTTACATTGAAACACCTTCAAAGAATGCAACTCATCATAGAAGAACAGATCAACAGATGCATCagaaaagaatattatgttaAAACACAAACATTTAAACCACATTGCTCAACTACAATACATGTTTCGTGTCTGTTAGCATATCAAAAAAGAGCAAAGGCCTTAGCAAGCCtgaaaagtgaaataataagatggtcaaacaaagtgaattccaataaaaaaatattgtaaacaTTTTAGGGGAGCATTTTCTTTATGTACACCATAAGAACATAAATATGGAACAAGATCATAATCCAGGCAGTATATACAACATTAGCAACAGctaaaaaatgattttgacACATTTCAAATCTAGATACCAAGGTATCCAACGGAAATTGAACATAACCATCAGCAAAGCTCAAGACATACAGACAAATATGGTATagttcaaagaaaatatagctTCTTACTGAATGTAATTATAGATTAATGCTAGACAGCTAGCGCCTCAATGCAACATTGACTCCCAATTAGTTCATGTTCAAAGACTATGCGTGTGTTATATACAGGATAGCAGTAAGTACACAGGAACCAAAGCAATCAATAAAAGGTTCATCCAACCTTTACAACTGGATTGTTTCCGATCCTGGCATCCCATAGTATCAAGCAAGAATCATCTCCAACACTACAAAATTGCTGTGAACTGCATATGCAATAAATATGTCAGATTGGAAAGGAGACGTCAAAAAGCAATTAGGATCAATTACATGTTAAGGAATGGACAAAGCAAAGTGAAAGAAACATGAAATCAAGtcaacaaatttgaataaaaaaacataatagaTAAGTACAAAAGGAAAAGCAATGATAACAAACACAAGCGACCTTCGAGCATGGTTTCTATTAGTAATAGTAATATACGTTAGATTGAAAGAATTTGACAGCAATTATCCTATCAGTAGAACAGTGGGACTAAGTTACCTTGATGGGCAAAATTGCACATCCTCAACAGTATCACTGTGGCCTTCAAAAACTCCACGTGGGCCAACAGTAGAATTATCAGCAGCTTTTACAATTGAACTAGCAGCTTCTGCAGATTGCGTTGTATCTGCAGCCAGTGTTGAAACATGATCCTGAATACTCCATAAAACCACAGATTTATCCTTCCCTGAAAGAAAACTCATCATTATAAGCTTTACAAGGCAAAATTCCAACATAAACAGCAGTCGAAGGAGggagagggagggagggagagagagagagagagagagagagagagagagcaaaaGCAAAATACATGACAAATTTCAGACCTCCAGAAAGCACAAAAGGTTCAGCTGGGCACATTGCAAGGGCAAATTCTGCATTATCTTGGTGTCCAGTTAAAACCTGGCAAATATTagcaattaatttcaaatgcaCTTAACCACATAAAGTGCACAAGTACTgtatgactaaaaataaacACCATAGTTAACTTGAATGCTAATAAACAGCATAAACTTTTTAAGGGGACGGGAGGGTGAAGGAAAGGGAAGAAGTAATTAAAGGACTTGAGAGTCCAAGAGGAAATATTAACTACTGTAGAGCATAGTGTATAAAACGTTCAGCATTTCCTTTCTTCCATTCatcagaaaaaaagaattatagaCTTTCTATTCTAGGACCTCATGTTCCACTGAAGACGATGGGGGTGGGTTGGCCATGGAGGGGCCAGTTGCAAGGTAAAACCTGGATAAGAGACCACTTAAATTcagaaagaagcagaa
This Sesamum indicum cultivar Zhongzhi No. 13 linkage group LG5, S_indicum_v1.0, whole genome shotgun sequence DNA region includes the following protein-coding sequences:
- the LOC105161850 gene encoding WD-40 repeat-containing protein MSI4 gives rise to the protein METTPPPSEPRKRGRPKGSTKAKADKDKEPGGGGASSKMRGSGGERRNTATDESYAHWKQLVPVLYDWLASHNLVWPSLSCRWGPVLERGTYKNKQRLYLSEQTDHTQPNTLIIANCEVVKPRVAAENHIANFNEDARSPYVKKYKTILHPGEVNRIRELPQNKNIVATHTDCPEVLIWDVEAQPNRHALLGAADSRPDLVLTGHQDNAEFALAMCPAEPFVLSGGKDKSVVLWSIQDHVSTLAADTTQSAEAASSIVKAADNSTVGPRGVFEGHSDTVEDVQFCPSSSQQFCSVGDDSCLILWDARIGNNPVVKVEKAHNADLHCVDWNSHDENYILTGSADHTVCMFDRRNLTSNGVGLPVHKFEGHKAAVLCVQWSPDKRSVFGSSAEDGLLNIWDYEKIGQKEEMGSKSPSTPAGLFFQHAGHRDKVVDFHWNAYDPWTIVSVSDDGEFSGGGGTLQLWRMTDLLYRPKEEVLAELQKFKDHVIECSKTS